The Fretibacterium sp. OH1220_COT-178 genome has a segment encoding these proteins:
- a CDS encoding ABC transporter permease, with protein sequence MFEFLLENHSALLFKTWEHLLISGASLLAGTAAAVPLGIVLTRFRRISGVVIGLVSIFQTIPSLALLAIMIPFLGVGKPPAVMALFVYSLLPVVRNTYLGIEGVDRDVVDAAKGMGMTPLQRLLKVRLPLAVPVIMAGVRTSGVYVVAWATIASYIGAGGLGDFIFTGLHNYIPPMIVWGTLPVTLMALLTDFLLGRVEAALSPRLRSRA encoded by the coding sequence ATGTTTGAGTTCCTCCTGGAAAACCATTCCGCGCTGCTCTTCAAGACCTGGGAGCACCTCCTGATCTCGGGCGCCTCCCTTCTCGCCGGGACGGCGGCGGCCGTCCCGCTCGGCATCGTTCTGACGCGCTTCAGGCGCATCTCGGGGGTCGTCATCGGCCTGGTCTCCATCTTTCAGACCATCCCCTCCCTGGCCCTGCTGGCCATCATGATCCCCTTCCTGGGCGTGGGCAAGCCGCCCGCCGTCATGGCGCTGTTCGTCTACTCTCTGCTGCCCGTCGTCCGCAACACCTACCTGGGCATCGAGGGCGTGGACAGGGACGTCGTGGACGCGGCCAAGGGCATGGGCATGACGCCCCTGCAGCGGCTCCTCAAGGTCCGGCTCCCGCTGGCCGTCCCCGTGATCATGGCGGGCGTGCGCACCTCCGGCGTGTACGTCGTGGCCTGGGCCACCATCGCCTCCTATATCGGGGCCGGCGGGCTGGGCGACTTCATCTTCACGGGACTGCACAACTACATCCCCCCCATGATCGTCTGGGGGACCCTGCCCGTCACCCTCATGGCGCTGCTGACGGATTTTCTTCTCGGGCGCGTCGAGGCCGCTCTCTCGCCCCGGCTGCGCTCCCGGGCCTGA